The following coding sequences lie in one Rickettsia hoogstraalii genomic window:
- a CDS encoding HigA family addiction module antitoxin — protein MTKLLDLVTPGEVLEEEFMKPLNISQNRLARDIDVPPSRIHAIVHGRRSITADMALRLGKYFQTSAQLWINLQSHYDLELAQRNEWPHIKNRIRIMEVAKIAS, from the coding sequence ATGACTAAATTACTTGATCTTGTAACACCCGGTGAGGTGCTAGAAGAAGAATTCATGAAGCCTTTAAATATAAGTCAAAACAGGTTAGCTCGTGATATTGATGTGCCGCCTAGTCGCATCCATGCTATAGTACACGGCAGAAGATCAATCACGGCTGATATGGCATTGCGACTAGGTAAATATTTCCAAACTTCAGCTCAGTTATGGATCAACCTACAATCTCACTATGATTTAGAGCTTGCACAGCGTAACGAATGGCCTCATATTAAAAATCGTATTCGTATTATGGAAGTAGCAAAAATAGCAAGTTAG
- a CDS encoding type II toxin-antitoxin system RelE/ParE family toxin, with protein sequence MIASFACSDTEKLFYNQSAKRFHSIIRSAQRKLKLLNSASNINDLRSPPGNKLESLKGDRADQHSIRINDQWRICFTWHDGNAHNVEIVDYH encoded by the coding sequence ATGATTGCATCCTTTGCTTGTTCTGATACCGAAAAGTTGTTTTACAACCAATCTGCAAAACGTTTTCACTCAATTATTCGTTCAGCACAAAGGAAACTTAAGTTGTTAAATTCAGCTAGTAATATTAATGATTTACGCTCTCCGCCCGGTAATAAACTTGAGTCATTAAAAGGAGATAGAGCAGATCAACATAGTATTCGTATTAACGATCAGTGGCGTATATGTTTTACTTGGCATGACGGAAATGCTCATAATGTAGAAATTGTTGATTATCACTAA
- a CDS encoding phage tail tube protein, producing the protein MSTHAGSEGIVKIGDKQIMEVKSWSLEEVCDTVDASIIGTQWRKNQATIKSWSGSIDAFWNTEDNEGQGKLVIGNTVELRLYPEGDERGKYFSGTAIVTGISRQASFDGIVESSFTFQGNGELKQNIKAED; encoded by the coding sequence ATGTCAACGCATGCAGGATCGGAAGGGATCGTTAAAATAGGCGATAAACAAATTATGGAAGTTAAGTCATGGTCGCTTGAGGAGGTTTGCGACACGGTAGATGCAAGTATCATAGGTACTCAGTGGCGAAAGAATCAAGCAACTATTAAGAGCTGGTCAGGTTCTATTGATGCTTTTTGGAACACCGAAGATAATGAGGGGCAAGGCAAATTGGTTATCGGTAACACTGTAGAGTTAAGACTCTATCCTGAGGGAGATGAGAGAGGCAAATATTTCAGCGGCACTGCTATTGTTACCGGTATTTCGAGGCAAGCATCATTTGACGGAATAGTTGAAAGCTCTTTTACTTTCCAAGGAAATGGCGAATTAAAACAAAATATTAAGGCAGAGGATTAA
- a CDS encoding type II toxin-antitoxin system Phd/YefM family antitoxin: protein MSSITTASAREHFAEIINRSSYGKERIVLSRRGKDLAAIIPMEDLKLIEMIENKLDLQEAKEAIKESKLKGTISLEEFKKEIL from the coding sequence ATGAGTAGTATTACTACAGCAAGTGCTAGAGAACATTTTGCAGAAATAATAAATCGTAGCAGCTATGGTAAAGAAAGAATAGTTTTAAGTCGTAGAGGTAAAGACCTTGCTGCTATAATTCCTATGGAAGACTTAAAACTAATAGAAATGATTGAAAATAAATTAGATTTACAAGAAGCTAAAGAAGCTATTAAAGAATCAAAGCTAAAAGGAACTATTTCTTTAGAAGAATTTAAAAAAGAAATATTGTAA
- a CDS encoding type II toxin-antitoxin system RelE family toxin — translation MQSEYKIELAPNAQRQLKKLSKQLQLTIIQKLEDLKITPLPVGIKKLSGINNLYRLRIGNYRVIYQVEHKILLILVLKIGDRKEVYDNLKALSNKPS, via the coding sequence ATGCAATCTGAATATAAAATTGAGCTTGCTCCAAATGCTCAAAGGCAGCTTAAAAAACTATCTAAACAACTACAACTTACTATAATCCAAAAACTCGAAGATTTAAAAATTACACCTTTACCTGTAGGGATAAAAAAACTATCCGGTATAAATAATTTATATCGTTTAAGAATAGGAAATTATCGAGTAATTTATCAAGTAGAACATAAAATATTATTAATTTTAGTACTAAAAATAGGCGATCGCAAAGAAGTTTACGATAATCTCAAAGCTTTATCTAATAAGCCATCTTAA
- a CDS encoding DUF2460 domain-containing protein — protein sequence MSYGSKGGPEFSTDIVATFSGHEQCNIILTKEARAKYDISSDIKTEAQWQQLIAFFRSKGGKAIGFRYKDWSDYKAINQLIGKSNGTQQEFQLVKHYFSGDYNYTRIINKPVNNDFCKIYIDNIPLENFDFVPRSDEEIRADFEFDVPVRFDTDHLDLSMDSFAIGSWGNIPLVEIRI from the coding sequence ATATCATACGGCTCTAAAGGCGGTCCTGAATTTTCTACGGATATTGTAGCTACCTTTAGCGGTCATGAGCAGTGTAACATTATACTTACAAAAGAAGCAAGAGCTAAATATGACATTAGTAGCGACATAAAAACCGAAGCTCAATGGCAGCAATTAATAGCTTTTTTCAGAAGCAAAGGAGGTAAAGCAATAGGTTTTCGTTACAAAGACTGGTCAGATTATAAGGCTATTAATCAGCTAATCGGCAAAAGTAACGGAACACAGCAAGAATTTCAGCTAGTTAAACACTATTTTAGCGGTGATTATAATTATACTCGCATTATTAATAAACCGGTCAATAATGATTTCTGTAAAATCTATATTGATAACATCCCCTTAGAAAATTTTGATTTTGTACCACGAAGTGATGAAGAAATAAGAGCCGATTTTGAGTTTGATGTGCCGGTTCGTTTTGATACTGACCACTTAGACTTGTCAATGGATAGTTTTGCCATAGGCTCATGGGGTAACATTCCTTTGGTTGAGATTCGTATATAA
- a CDS encoding class I SAM-dependent methyltransferase, with the protein MKNSKDDTYYLEVGKKGEERLNILNQSMNESSCNFLLKMGLKSGMKVLELGCGTGQMAIFLAQQVMPLGTVIAIDNSVQQIEIAQKSAQEAGVNNIEFHVISANDINSLGLNNTIDLVFARFLFAHLIERQSVLNTVKNVLKLETGVIVLQEPISSQKFCYPESPALNQLTALSVKVSKYFKKDINLGMKLIELYHNTGLKVLDYEYHDPLSKTKDEKLQFYRALVEAEPTVLKHNLAIEEEISNIKKGLIDLAEDDNVMVSGIPNVIIGGMNIEPIGEQNTPATYLE; encoded by the coding sequence ATGAAAAATTCAAAAGATGATACCTATTATTTAGAAGTAGGAAAAAAAGGAGAAGAGCGTCTTAATATACTAAATCAATCAATGAATGAGTCAAGCTGTAATTTTTTATTAAAAATGGGTTTGAAGTCGGGAATGAAAGTTCTAGAGCTAGGATGCGGTACAGGGCAAATGGCTATTTTTCTAGCACAGCAAGTTATGCCTTTAGGCACAGTTATTGCAATAGATAACAGTGTGCAACAAATAGAAATAGCTCAAAAGTCCGCTCAAGAAGCAGGAGTAAATAATATAGAATTCCATGTAATTTCTGCAAATGATATTAATTCTTTAGGTTTAAATAATACAATTGATCTAGTTTTTGCTAGATTTTTATTTGCTCACTTAATTGAGCGTCAATCCGTACTAAATACCGTTAAAAACGTTCTCAAATTAGAAACGGGAGTTATTGTTCTACAAGAGCCTATATCCAGCCAAAAATTTTGTTATCCTGAAAGCCCAGCTTTAAACCAACTAACTGCTTTATCGGTTAAAGTTAGTAAGTATTTTAAGAAAGACATTAATTTAGGCATGAAGTTAATAGAACTTTATCATAACACAGGATTAAAAGTTTTAGATTATGAATACCATGATCCTTTATCAAAAACGAAAGATGAAAAACTACAATTTTATCGGGCTCTTGTGGAAGCAGAACCAACGGTTTTAAAACATAATTTAGCTATTGAAGAAGAAATTAGTAATATAAAAAAAGGTCTTATAGATCTTGCAGAAGATGACAATGTTATGGTAAGCGGTATACCTAACGTAATTATCGGTGGTATGAATATAGAACCAATAGGCGAACAAAATACACCGGCTACATACTTAGAGTAA
- a CDS encoding tetratricopeptide repeat protein encodes MSGYYDNRGIVLSILGRYEEAIKSYDQALKLDPLDVLTFNNKGWTLNSLGKYRKALSVLDKAIELDPTDIKAYANKAISLEKLGKFDEIVQMYNKTLEINPNYPELYFDRAKALIDIGEKEKALIDINKAIEINPNEIEFYHKKGWILSELYKYDEAIECCNKIIEIDSLEPYGYFNKGSMLRLNKKYEEAIEAFNMAINLMPTEAELYYLKGKCLYKLEKYEEALAAFNIAIKCTLTNSELYYLKGRCLYELKRYKEAVKEFNKAIKLEPDILAYHYKGQALYRLKEYQKAIEAYNHALSYPQYDNYTYYFKAFSLGKLERYEEAIEVFNEALKINSKDERTLYAKGQVLNELMRYEQAIRAFDKAIRIDPKNRNAIYAKGEALAKLMRYEEAIKAFDKTIRIDPNYWKPYYAKGWVYNRLAKYKNAINYFNKVIGLGKANPDTYYEIALASYNLKRYKTAIINYDKAIELGIEALDLKVSTYSTKGDCLYNIKNYEAALESYNKVIELEPANYVHYYDKAYTLNNLKRYEEALENYDKVILLNPSYSSAYINKADIFCKLKEYPKAIDCSNQALAIYR; translated from the coding sequence ATATCAGGTTATTATGATAATAGAGGTATAGTTTTAAGTATTTTAGGTCGCTATGAGGAAGCAATAAAGAGTTATGATCAAGCCTTAAAGCTTGACCCGCTGGATGTTCTAACTTTTAATAATAAAGGATGGACTCTTAATAGTTTGGGGAAATATAGAAAAGCACTTAGTGTTTTAGATAAAGCTATTGAACTTGATCCTACTGACATTAAAGCTTACGCTAATAAAGCAATATCTTTAGAAAAATTGGGTAAATTTGATGAAATAGTCCAGATGTATAATAAAACTTTGGAAATAAATCCCAATTATCCTGAACTATATTTTGATAGAGCTAAGGCTTTAATTGATATAGGTGAAAAAGAAAAAGCACTTATTGATATTAATAAAGCAATTGAAATTAATCCAAATGAGATTGAATTTTATCATAAAAAAGGCTGGATATTATCAGAGCTTTATAAATATGATGAGGCAATAGAATGTTGTAATAAAATTATTGAAATTGATTCTCTAGAACCTTACGGTTATTTTAATAAAGGATCAATGTTACGCCTCAATAAAAAATATGAGGAAGCAATTGAAGCTTTCAATATGGCTATTAATCTTATGCCAACTGAAGCTGAATTATATTATTTGAAAGGAAAATGTTTATATAAATTAGAAAAATACGAAGAAGCACTTGCAGCTTTTAACATAGCCATTAAATGTACTTTAACTAATTCTGAATTATATTATTTAAAAGGTCGATGTTTATATGAATTAAAAAGATATAAAGAAGCAGTTAAAGAGTTTAATAAAGCTATTAAGCTTGAACCTGATATTTTAGCTTATCACTATAAAGGTCAGGCACTATATAGATTAAAAGAATATCAAAAGGCAATTGAAGCCTATAACCATGCTCTTAGTTACCCTCAATATGATAATTATACTTATTATTTTAAAGCCTTCAGCTTGGGAAAATTAGAACGATATGAAGAAGCAATTGAAGTTTTTAATGAAGCATTGAAAATTAATTCTAAGGATGAAAGAACTCTTTATGCTAAGGGGCAGGTTTTGAACGAATTAATGAGATATGAACAGGCTATTAGAGCTTTTGACAAAGCAATAAGAATTGATCCAAAAAATAGGAATGCTATCTATGCTAAAGGTGAGGCTTTAGCAAAATTAATGAGATATGAAGAGGCTATCAAAGCTTTCGATAAAACAATAAGAATTGATCCAAATTATTGGAAACCTTATTACGCTAAAGGCTGGGTATATAATAGACTCGCTAAATATAAAAATGCTATAAATTATTTCAATAAAGTTATTGGATTAGGTAAAGCCAATCCAGATACCTATTATGAAATTGCTCTAGCTTCTTACAATCTTAAAAGGTACAAAACAGCAATAATAAATTATGATAAGGCAATAGAACTTGGAATTGAAGCACTAGACCTAAAAGTTTCTACCTACTCTACTAAAGGGGATTGCTTATATAATATTAAAAACTACGAAGCTGCATTAGAATCATACAATAAAGTAATTGAGCTTGAGCCGGCTAATTATGTTCATTATTATGACAAGGCTTATACATTAAATAATTTAAAAAGATATGAAGAAGCATTAGAGAATTATGATAAAGTAATTTTATTAAACCCTTCATATTCGTCAGCTTATATTAACAAAGCTGATATTTTTTGTAAATTAAAGGAGTATCCTAAAGCTATAGATTGTTCTAATCAAGCTTTAGCAATATACCGATGA